GGTAACCTTGCTGTTGAAATCTTCCTGTTCCCATTCAGCGGCGCGCACGTAATGATCGATAACATCGGAGCCCATGGCGTTACGCAGCATGTTAGATTTCTTCAACGCCACCGTGGCATCAGCCAGGGTGGCCGGGATTTCGCGCGCCTTACGCGCCTGGTAGGCGTCACCCTTGAATTCTATTTCCAGCTCGAGTTTCTCTTCGATGCCGGCGATGCCGGCGGCAATCTGTGCGGCAATTGCAAGGTAGGGATTTAAATCACTGCCGCCCACCCGGCATTCCACGCGCACGTTGCGCGTGCCATCGGCGACGACGCGATAACCCGCGGTGCGATTGTCGAGCGACCAGATGGCCCTGGTCGGGGCGAAGGTGCCTGCGACGAAACGCTTGTACGAATTAACGTAAGGCGCCAGGAAAAAAGTATTGTCGCTGGCGTACTTGAGCAGTCCAGCGAGGTATTGGCACATCAGCGTAGACATGCCGTACTCGGCAGCGGCATCGAAAAACACCGGGTCGCCACCGGTAGAAACCAGCGACTGGTGAATATGGCTGGATGACCCCGCCGCATCGTGACTCCACTTGGCAAGAAAGGTAACCGCGCGCTCATTCAGAAACGCGATCTCCTTGACCGCGTTCTTGACCAGGCAATGGTTGTCGGCCATTTCCAGGGCATCGCTGTAGCAGACGTTTATCTCCGCCTGGCCCGGGTCGGCTTCACCCTTGGTGTTTTCAACCCGTACGCCAGCGCCCTGCAACCCGTTACGGATTTTTCGCATCAAGTTTTCTTCCTTGGTGGTCTGGAAAATATGATAGTCCTCGTTGTAAGGACTAATGGGGGTCATCTCGCGATAAGATTTATCGCGTAAATCTTCGAAGCTGTCGCGGAACACGAAAAACTCGAGCTCGGTGGCCACCGCCGACGCCAGTCCCATGCCCTGTAACCGATTGATTTGATATTTTAAAACCGCGCGTGGTGAATGTGGTACCTCGGCATGAGTATGATGATCAAATAGATCGCACATTACCATTGCCGTGCCCTCGAGCCACGGCAGAATTCGCAGCGTTGCGAGGTCTGGCTTCATGATGTAGTCGCCGTAACCGGCTGCCCAGCTGGTGGCGGAGTAGCCATCCACGGTGTACATTTCGAGGTCGGTTGCGACCAGATAGTTACAGCAGTGGGTCTCTTCCCAGGCGCTTTCAAGAAAGAACTCGGCCTGAAAACGCTTACCCATCAAGCGACCCTGCATATCGGGGATGACAGTAATGACAGTATCGATTTGCCCGGAAGCTACCTTTTCCTTAAGCGCCTGAAGCGAGAGATTACCTGGCATAGTCTTGTTTCAAAATATTGTGACAAAAGGGCGTCTGGAACTGGAGCTGACACCGGAATATCGAAGCGGGCATCTTTCCATTATCGTCAGGCACAGTCAAGCGGGACTGGCATGGTTGCCGGTCCGCGAATGCAAATTAGATAAAAGCGGTTAGTGCTTGGTTGTGCTGAAGATGTTGCGGAAGGTCTGGATGAAGGAGTTTTCGAGCTGTTTCTGGCGCTCGTAGGCCTCGCGTTC
This is a stretch of genomic DNA from Gammaproteobacteria bacterium. It encodes these proteins:
- a CDS encoding glutamine synthetase family protein; the encoded protein is MPGNLSLQALKEKVASGQIDTVITVIPDMQGRLMGKRFQAEFFLESAWEETHCCNYLVATDLEMYTVDGYSATSWAAGYGDYIMKPDLATLRILPWLEGTAMVMCDLFDHHTHAEVPHSPRAVLKYQINRLQGMGLASAVATELEFFVFRDSFEDLRDKSYREMTPISPYNEDYHIFQTTKEENLMRKIRNGLQGAGVRVENTKGEADPGQAEINVCYSDALEMADNHCLVKNAVKEIAFLNERAVTFLAKWSHDAAGSSSHIHQSLVSTGGDPVFFDAAAEYGMSTLMCQYLAGLLKYASDNTFFLAPYVNSYKRFVAGTFAPTRAIWSLDNRTAGYRVVADGTRNVRVECRVGGSDLNPYLAIAAQIAAGIAGIEEKLELEIEFKGDAYQARKAREIPATLADATVALKKSNMLRNAMGSDVIDHYVRAAEWEQEDFNSKVTDYEVNRGFERA